A region of Nerophis ophidion isolate RoL-2023_Sa linkage group LG28, RoL_Noph_v1.0, whole genome shotgun sequence DNA encodes the following proteins:
- the LOC133545409 gene encoding zinc finger protein 180-like isoform X6, whose amino-acid sequence MKTNHLSPHSFITVQEWNLRMVKEDPLPSCFKEEDKDPLTPHFKDEEGVPETPHFIKKVKDPLTPNIKWNKEEPLTPHFKDEEGVPETPHFIKKVKDPLTPNIKWNKEEPLTPHFKKEEDAPRTSNIKEEEVEHSISQEGEHIEGLEEFPVTGVPVKSEDDEVKGESEEKREAELPISSSTQHMTTEADGDHCGGSQADKLLAPLSDSEDTTSHSPDTDDEDSKDDKTCHTDNTHFTCSHCDKTFKYHSHLKRHTRIHTGEKPFICSICGTGFVESHNLKVHTRIHTGEKPFICSFCGKHFVVSHNLKEHMTTHTGEKPFSCSSCGKGFTQSRWLKVHMRTHTGEKPFSCSICGKGYTESQSLKRHMRTHTGEKSHSCSICNRSFCQRSDLVRHMRRHTGEKVLSCSVCGKRFTYKKQCEKHKCAGENSSNK is encoded by the coding sequence gaGTGGAACTTAAGGATGGTGAAGGAGGACCCACTGCCCTCCTGCTTTAAAGAGGAAGACAAAGATCCACTCACCCCCCACTTTAAAGACGAAGAGGGGGTGCCAGAGACCCCACACTTTATAAAGAAAGTgaaggacccactgacccccaaCATTAAATGGAACAAGGAGGAACCACTGACCCCCCACTTTAAAGACGAAGAGGGGGTGCCAGAGACCCCACACTTTATAAAGAAAGTgaaggacccactgacccccaaCATTAAATGGAACAAGGAGGAACCACTGACCCCCCACTTCAAAAAGGAAGAGGATGCGCCACGGACCTCGAACATTAAAGAAGAGGaggtggaacacagcatcagtcaggagggagagcatatagaaggactggaggagttcccagtgactggtgtccctgtgaagagtgaagatgatgaggtcaaaggtgaaagtgaggagaagagagaggcggagcttccaatcagcagctcaacacaacacatgacaacagaagctgatggagaccactgtggaggatcacaagcagacaagctcttagctccactatcagatagtgaggacacaacgtcacactctcctgacactgatgatgaagactctaaagatgataagacatgtcacactgacaacactcacttcacatgttctcactgtgacaaaacctttaaataccatagtcatctgaaaagacacacgagaatacacaccggagaaaaaccttttatctgttcaatatgtggtacaggttttgtagaaagtcacaatttgaaagtacacacaagaatacacactggtgaaaaaccttttatctgttcattTTGTGGTAAACATTTTGTTGTAAGTCACAATTTGAAAGagcacatgacaacacacactggtgaaaaacctttttcctgttcaagctgtggtaaaggttttacacaaagtcgatggttgaaagtacacatgagaacacacactggtgaaaaacctttttcctgttcaatctgtggtaaaggttatacagaaagtcagagtttgaaaagacacatgagaacacacactggtgaaaaatcacattcctgttcaatctgcaacagaagcttttgtcaaCGATCAGaccttgtaagacacatgagaagacacacaggagagaaagtgttgagttgcagtgtgtgtggtaaAAGATTCACTTATAAGAAGCAGTgtgagaaacacaagtgtgctggtgagaacagcagcaacaAATGA